In a single window of the Rhodopirellula bahusiensis genome:
- a CDS encoding DUF1349 domain-containing protein → MSSPHVVAQESDALFFDGFDGKVDARWDPIRPDPNRVSLTSHPGKLTLKTHFGGIGGNARNRRMPLTRNLYMVPNPAKDGGDFVVTTCVEAFRPVKLYQQAGLMIYDDDDNYLKFDFEHSGHEAGFKHMREKDTYRLVDTHDFMEPPEQLWIRLIKRGNVYERAYSTDGKTYEIMGEAVWGDGSPQHLGIVACNGPLQGNEIEAQFDFFRIRELTPKERQDPGYLQRQKLAGSWDVVSTRASGGDLPESPITEFNFDGGNVSFLIQNELTEVDYSLNVESEPKGFVMSSLTVGAKEPVNGNFSIEGDQLILCLSLPPGTPAPNKLETLENDGRILLTLERVD, encoded by the coding sequence ATGTCCAGTCCGCACGTGGTCGCTCAAGAGTCCGATGCATTGTTCTTCGATGGATTCGATGGAAAAGTCGACGCTCGATGGGATCCGATTCGTCCTGATCCCAATCGCGTTTCACTCACCAGCCATCCTGGCAAACTCACGTTGAAAACGCATTTCGGTGGTATCGGTGGCAACGCTCGAAACCGGCGAATGCCGCTGACCCGGAATCTGTACATGGTTCCCAACCCAGCGAAAGATGGTGGCGATTTTGTTGTCACGACCTGTGTTGAGGCTTTTCGTCCCGTCAAGCTGTACCAACAAGCAGGTTTGATGATCTATGACGATGACGACAACTATCTCAAGTTTGATTTCGAGCACAGCGGACATGAGGCTGGTTTCAAGCACATGCGAGAAAAGGACACCTACCGTTTAGTTGACACCCACGACTTCATGGAGCCACCGGAACAACTTTGGATTCGGTTGATCAAACGCGGCAATGTCTATGAGCGTGCCTACAGCACTGACGGCAAGACCTACGAAATAATGGGAGAAGCTGTTTGGGGTGATGGTAGCCCGCAGCATCTTGGGATTGTCGCCTGCAATGGACCTTTGCAAGGCAACGAGATTGAAGCTCAGTTTGACTTCTTTCGCATCCGTGAATTGACACCCAAAGAACGCCAAGACCCTGGCTATTTGCAGCGTCAGAAACTGGCTGGCTCATGGGATGTGGTGAGCACTCGAGCAAGCGGGGGAGATTTACCCGAGAGTCCAATCACCGAGTTCAATTTTGATGGCGGCAACGTTTCATTTTTGATTCAGAATGAATTGACCGAAGTGGACTATTCGCTGAACGTCGAGTCCGAACCCAAAGGCTTCGTGATGTCATCATTGACTGTCGGAGCAAAGGAACCCGTCAATGGCAACTTTTCGATCGAAGGTGATCAGCTGATTTTGTGCCTGTCACTTCCGCCTGGCACACCTGCTCCGAACAAGCTGGAAACGCTGGAGAACGACGGGCGAATTCTGTTGACACTCGAACGTGTCGATTGA
- a CDS encoding VWA domain-containing protein, with amino-acid sequence MVYAGISRRVAWRRFLGTGLANRSLNPTWWNRPARALLSLGAFVMLVFALSDLRWGKAWEEVPQRGIEAVFVLDVSRSMLAEDVSPNRLERAKQQIKDMVDEMPGDRVGLIVFAGETRQTLPLTRHVEDFKQTLDAVGMHSVRRGGSRLGDAIRVASDAFLDKTTDHKAMVILTDGEDQESDPVSEAKRAYEEQGIRIFTIGLGDVTEGSRIPDVDPELPRRQSGRYVKHKGQTVISKMNGAILKEVAAQSDGAYIPAGTKRVDMSDVVHGYIANVGEADLQTAKINTYVPRFHWFLIPAMVLLSLEVLLRGWPAKRPAATDDMPARSIESVSRQAAKVAMVFLIGTWGAADRIHAQEGIESPDGLTSFVDRAGREQFNEGVLQYQSQELEAAEAIFAETATSPDSSLALRARYNLGNCQYARAIAGLQTEPAVAEESLTAAIANFRSAIRVARSKNDASESSDEAAGDLVRRARTNLELALRLKKELEQQEEEQSSQSEDQPSDDESKPSEDDSSEEQQDQSGEDQSASGDQNESESENDGGQSQGDDSESSSGGEQQDGENGNEGEAGESGQSQSESSMNPNQSSQQNPSQDSSEEQGGSDAAEQPSDESSGAAPEGQLQSQMEGSDESKNQEGQAGAMAQQAMSQSMTREEALKMLQSVRDRDMLRRFGKEQRERSRQIPVERDW; translated from the coding sequence ATGGTCTATGCGGGAATCTCACGGCGAGTCGCGTGGCGACGATTCCTGGGGACCGGCTTGGCAAATCGTTCCTTGAATCCAACGTGGTGGAATCGGCCTGCTCGGGCGCTGCTGTCATTGGGAGCGTTTGTGATGTTGGTCTTCGCACTGTCGGATTTGCGCTGGGGCAAGGCCTGGGAAGAAGTTCCTCAACGTGGGATCGAAGCTGTTTTCGTGCTGGATGTCTCACGCAGTATGTTGGCGGAAGATGTTTCGCCAAATCGATTGGAACGAGCCAAGCAGCAGATCAAGGACATGGTCGACGAGATGCCGGGTGACCGTGTCGGGTTGATCGTTTTTGCGGGTGAGACTCGGCAAACGCTGCCGTTGACCCGTCATGTGGAAGATTTTAAACAGACATTGGACGCCGTCGGCATGCATTCGGTGCGTCGTGGCGGTTCGCGGTTGGGGGATGCAATTCGAGTCGCTTCCGACGCTTTCTTGGACAAGACCACCGACCACAAAGCCATGGTAATCTTGACCGATGGAGAAGACCAAGAGAGCGATCCGGTTTCTGAGGCGAAGCGGGCCTATGAAGAGCAGGGTATTCGCATCTTCACGATCGGATTGGGGGATGTGACCGAAGGTTCGCGAATTCCGGATGTGGATCCTGAGTTGCCTCGTCGGCAGAGCGGACGCTACGTGAAGCACAAAGGGCAGACGGTGATCTCAAAGATGAACGGAGCCATTTTGAAAGAGGTTGCTGCACAATCCGACGGGGCTTACATCCCCGCCGGAACCAAACGAGTGGACATGTCCGACGTCGTTCATGGATACATCGCGAATGTTGGCGAAGCGGACTTGCAAACGGCCAAGATCAACACTTATGTCCCTCGCTTTCATTGGTTCTTGATCCCGGCGATGGTGTTGCTCAGCCTGGAAGTTTTGCTTCGCGGATGGCCTGCGAAACGACCGGCGGCTACGGACGACATGCCAGCCCGCTCAATCGAATCCGTGTCGCGGCAAGCTGCGAAAGTGGCGATGGTGTTTCTGATCGGGACGTGGGGTGCGGCTGATCGGATCCATGCTCAAGAAGGAATTGAGTCGCCCGATGGATTGACCTCTTTTGTTGATCGAGCTGGGCGTGAGCAATTCAACGAAGGCGTGCTGCAATATCAATCGCAGGAGCTGGAAGCTGCGGAAGCAATCTTTGCCGAAACAGCGACATCACCGGACTCGTCGCTCGCCCTGCGGGCTCGGTACAACCTTGGCAACTGCCAGTACGCACGCGCGATCGCGGGATTGCAAACCGAACCTGCTGTTGCAGAAGAGTCGTTGACGGCGGCGATCGCGAATTTTCGGTCGGCAATTCGGGTGGCTCGGTCGAAAAATGACGCTTCGGAGTCGAGCGACGAGGCGGCCGGCGATCTGGTGCGGCGGGCTCGAACCAATTTGGAGTTGGCTCTCCGACTGAAGAAGGAATTGGAACAACAGGAAGAAGAACAGTCTTCGCAGTCCGAGGACCAGCCTTCCGACGACGAATCCAAGCCTTCAGAAGATGATTCATCGGAAGAGCAACAGGATCAAAGTGGAGAAGATCAATCGGCATCGGGCGACCAGAACGAAAGCGAATCTGAGAATGACGGTGGTCAATCGCAGGGGGATGATTCGGAGTCTTCGTCCGGCGGTGAGCAACAGGACGGTGAGAATGGAAACGAAGGAGAGGCGGGAGAATCTGGCCAGTCGCAATCCGAGTCTAGTATGAATCCGAACCAATCCTCGCAACAGAATCCATCGCAAGACAGTTCTGAAGAGCAGGGTGGCTCAGACGCCGCTGAACAGCCATCGGATGAATCAAGCGGGGCTGCTCCCGAGGGCCAACTGCAATCTCAAATGGAAGGGTCCGACGAGTCGAAGAACCAGGAGGGTCAGGCCGGGGCGATGGCTCAGCAAGCGATGTCGCAATCGATGACACGCGAGGAGGCTCTCAAAATGCTGCAGTCCGTTCGCGACCGAGACATGCTGCGGCGATTTGGAAAGGAACAAAGAGAGCGATCACGTCAGATTCCAGTGGAAAGAGATTGGTGA
- a CDS encoding phosphopantothenoylcysteine decarboxylase domain-containing protein, whose translation MTDATTSSRRRILITSGPTRQYLDPVRYLTNASSGRMGAALAGAALALGHDVVMVSGPVSVDYPEGVELINVLTTQEMLQAAGEAFQSCDGAIGAAAPCDYMPRHVSTQKLSKTGEPLQLELIETPDVIATLGQSKRENQWVVGFALETNDRRFRATVKLERKHCDLMVSNGPEAINSSENQVELLDPSGDVIEQIRGTKEHVAERLLHQIHHRLLSS comes from the coding sequence GTGACAGATGCAACCACCTCGTCCCGTCGTCGCATCTTGATCACATCCGGACCGACTCGGCAGTACCTCGATCCGGTTCGTTACCTCACCAACGCGTCGAGCGGACGCATGGGCGCAGCCCTGGCCGGTGCCGCACTCGCTCTCGGACATGACGTGGTCATGGTCTCGGGCCCCGTGTCGGTCGATTACCCCGAGGGCGTCGAACTGATCAACGTGCTGACCACTCAAGAGATGCTGCAAGCAGCGGGCGAAGCTTTCCAAAGCTGCGACGGTGCCATCGGTGCGGCTGCTCCGTGCGATTACATGCCCCGGCACGTTTCGACGCAAAAGCTGTCCAAGACCGGTGAACCGTTGCAACTGGAATTGATCGAAACCCCCGACGTCATCGCCACTCTCGGCCAAAGCAAACGCGAGAACCAATGGGTCGTTGGCTTCGCCCTCGAAACAAATGACCGCCGATTTCGAGCCACCGTCAAACTGGAACGCAAGCACTGCGATTTGATGGTCAGCAACGGCCCCGAAGCGATCAACTCCAGCGAAAATCAAGTTGAACTGTTGGATCCGTCTGGCGACGTGATCGAACAAATTCGCGGGACCAAAGAACACGTCGCCGAGCGACTTCTACACCAAATTCATCACCGCCTGCTTTCTTCCTGA
- a CDS encoding DUF58 domain-containing protein, producing the protein MTPSEILRKIRRIQIRTSHRVDEMLAGTWHSAFKGRGIEFEEVRPYQVGDDVRTIDWNVTARQDAPFVKLFREERELAVMLMVDCSASLDFGTQSQTKRELVTELGATLAMSAIKNNDRVGLTLFSEGVDKSLPPRQGSRHVLRLIRELLTHPSSGTGTDVGSALDHLQRTAKRRTVVFLISDFQSKDYEKSLRIASRKHDLIPVVVTDAREAEMPAAGLVPLRDNETGDVRWIDTSSRLHRERYVQAVQQREEQRDALFRRYRMEPLHLQTGEDLGEPLRRYFHRRENRR; encoded by the coding sequence ATGACTCCCAGCGAAATCCTTCGCAAGATTCGTCGGATTCAGATTCGAACCAGCCACCGCGTCGATGAGATGTTGGCGGGGACATGGCATTCGGCCTTCAAGGGTCGAGGCATCGAGTTCGAGGAGGTTCGGCCTTACCAAGTCGGTGACGATGTTCGCACGATCGACTGGAATGTGACCGCGCGCCAAGACGCCCCATTCGTCAAGCTGTTCCGAGAGGAACGTGAATTGGCGGTGATGCTGATGGTTGATTGTTCGGCATCACTGGACTTTGGGACCCAGTCGCAAACCAAGCGTGAGCTAGTGACCGAGCTGGGGGCAACGTTGGCGATGTCGGCTATCAAAAACAACGATCGTGTGGGTTTGACTTTGTTCAGCGAAGGCGTCGACAAGAGTTTGCCACCACGCCAAGGCTCACGTCACGTGCTGCGATTGATACGTGAGCTCTTGACTCATCCGTCCAGTGGCACCGGAACCGATGTCGGTTCCGCACTGGATCACTTGCAGCGGACTGCGAAACGAAGAACGGTTGTGTTTCTGATCAGTGATTTCCAATCCAAGGACTACGAGAAATCGTTGCGGATCGCTTCTCGAAAACATGATCTCATTCCGGTCGTGGTCACCGATGCCCGGGAAGCGGAGATGCCCGCGGCGGGTTTGGTTCCGCTTCGCGACAATGAAACCGGAGACGTCCGCTGGATCGACACTTCCAGCCGCCTGCATCGCGAACGATACGTGCAGGCAGTTCAGCAGCGCGAGGAACAACGGGATGCTCTGTTTCGACGTTATCGCATGGAACCGTTGCATTTGCAGACCGGAGAAGATTTGGGCGAACCCTTGCGTCGTTACTTCCATCGGCGGGAGAATCGACGATGA
- a CDS encoding vWA domain-containing protein — protein sequence MNFAWPHAFWLLALTPLMAWWMWRRRGVATVAFSSLAAVDELPRSFRQRWMWLPKALALVAFALLVVALARPREGREQTVSETEGIAIEMVIDRSGSMQAMDFEIEGQPVDRLTAVKNVASKFITGGEDLEGRFSDLVGLITFAAYADAETPPTLDHSFVVSRLNQTQIVNRRDEDGTAIGDAIALSVEKLNALDARQKRKVQSKILILLTDGENTAGELDPVQAAELAETMGIKIYAIGVGTKGKAPVPVRDPFTGRQRLHYMEVNIDEETLQKVAELTEGKYFRATDTDSLDAIYREIDQLEKTEVETQQYVSYRELAVQPWHWGSIFVPPVIALAFGVLVLGSVLENLWLKELV from the coding sequence ATGAATTTCGCTTGGCCTCACGCGTTTTGGTTGCTGGCGTTGACGCCCCTGATGGCTTGGTGGATGTGGCGTCGTCGGGGTGTTGCCACCGTCGCGTTCAGTTCGCTGGCCGCGGTGGACGAGCTTCCGCGCAGTTTTCGACAGCGTTGGATGTGGTTGCCGAAGGCACTCGCGTTGGTCGCGTTTGCGTTGTTGGTGGTTGCCTTGGCAAGGCCACGCGAAGGACGCGAGCAAACGGTTTCGGAAACCGAAGGGATCGCGATCGAGATGGTGATCGACCGAAGTGGCAGCATGCAGGCGATGGACTTTGAAATCGAGGGCCAGCCGGTCGATCGGTTGACCGCGGTTAAGAACGTGGCCAGCAAATTCATCACTGGTGGAGAAGACTTGGAAGGTCGCTTCAGTGACTTGGTCGGTTTGATCACCTTTGCGGCATACGCCGATGCCGAGACGCCGCCGACGCTGGATCATTCGTTCGTTGTGTCTCGATTGAACCAAACCCAAATCGTCAATCGCAGGGACGAAGACGGGACCGCAATTGGAGATGCGATCGCATTGTCGGTTGAAAAATTGAACGCACTGGACGCACGTCAGAAACGCAAAGTGCAAAGCAAAATCTTGATCTTGTTGACTGATGGTGAGAACACCGCCGGGGAGCTCGATCCGGTCCAAGCCGCTGAGCTTGCCGAGACGATGGGAATCAAAATCTACGCGATCGGCGTGGGGACGAAAGGCAAGGCTCCCGTGCCCGTCCGAGATCCGTTCACCGGTCGCCAGCGTTTGCACTACATGGAGGTGAACATCGACGAAGAAACGTTGCAGAAGGTCGCGGAGTTGACCGAGGGCAAGTACTTTCGAGCGACCGACACCGATTCGCTCGATGCGATTTATCGCGAGATCGATCAATTGGAAAAGACGGAGGTCGAAACTCAGCAGTACGTCAGCTATCGAGAGTTAGCGGTTCAGCCTTGGCACTGGGGATCGATCTTTGTTCCGCCCGTGATCGCGTTAGCGTTTGGCGTGCTGGTCCTTGGCTCGGTGTTGGAAAACCTCTGGCTGAAGGAGTTGGTGTGA
- a CDS encoding BatD family protein has translation MQSIEVTKLKRQCASPVIWLLCVVICCVAFVIGGETNAADVSAKLSSMEAYVGASLTLQIRIENAQDYELPELPQIDGVQIVREGSPQQSRNIVVISGRMIQEQSVTFLYKVTPAVPGTYEIPPIGIRVDGDVVETEPLNFVATVSETGDLLFVEIEGEESSVYVGEPIRLTLKIWLRPFRLADYDVTLSDGDMWSLRSSQVEWGEFGKALEEMRGRNQRPGGRSVLREDQNGQSHEYYLYEIDTEIYPKKPGKVDVGDVEIVFNYPVKIGPARRRDPLGMGSVFDDDFFRSPFDRPQLAIQKSRPIRAKAKFNSIDVLPIPTEGRPAGYNGAVGKYEIVTQATPDSVEAGDPVKLKIGITGDGPMELVRCPRLSTMPELTTDFKVSDQPLPGFVQDNMKVFAPTIRPKHEGVTKIPPIEFHFFNPETESFEVARSKPISLRVRASETLQLNSIVSNSDPPESQGSTNGAGQGGQNAKDSWASSLWQIHSSPRSLKNIPVQHSYSWWLAVAPGLVWLSLVVWQSRSRWMTWLPEWKSPAQRALAELESASDESAIGQAMATYLQRQFGSKRESSSWLSGVGGLRAAGGYGLAAEVESFLESCQREETAISSESTTEISELRSRGAELIEQLEIFCRHQRPSRRTQAKDVPAFQSRSVARILGWVLAGCSFVFASDVSAGEPMEGVTLDQTSMSVLFQEANQSYERGMAMLKRSGSDAASANDLVGEVASGQADAKAEFALAATRYQTLVDAGVENPQLYANLGNACLQSGQIGRAIVAYERALKFHPENDSIRTRLWLARDQVNESSDLDVSWKQQAQRAIAPILFRHWSSSRLRWSVISLAFAFWAVLISLRIGRWTPEARRVAHSMVSLIAVIAVCGGAIWWLSTAAISKQSTGFIVADQVTVRAGDSESFPALIEWNNADGRQVHVIQSRGNWSLIRTASTKGWIPQANLQVIAEG, from the coding sequence ATGCAATCCATCGAAGTGACCAAGCTGAAGAGGCAATGCGCATCTCCTGTGATTTGGCTGCTGTGCGTTGTGATTTGTTGTGTGGCGTTCGTCATCGGTGGCGAAACCAACGCGGCCGATGTCTCCGCCAAGTTGTCGTCCATGGAGGCTTATGTCGGGGCCTCATTGACGCTGCAAATTCGGATTGAGAATGCTCAGGACTATGAGCTTCCGGAATTGCCACAGATCGATGGTGTGCAGATCGTTCGCGAAGGATCGCCACAACAGAGCAGGAACATCGTGGTCATCAGTGGGCGGATGATTCAGGAGCAGAGTGTCACGTTTCTCTACAAAGTGACTCCCGCGGTACCGGGGACCTATGAGATTCCTCCGATCGGCATCCGTGTGGATGGGGACGTGGTCGAGACCGAGCCATTGAACTTCGTTGCGACGGTGAGCGAAACGGGTGACTTGTTATTCGTAGAAATCGAAGGCGAGGAGTCATCGGTCTACGTCGGCGAACCCATTCGCTTGACCTTGAAGATTTGGTTGCGCCCCTTTCGGTTGGCCGACTATGACGTGACACTTTCAGATGGTGACATGTGGTCGTTGCGTTCTTCGCAAGTCGAGTGGGGGGAGTTTGGGAAGGCGTTAGAAGAGATGCGAGGACGCAACCAACGTCCAGGTGGCCGGTCTGTGTTGCGCGAAGATCAAAATGGCCAATCCCACGAATACTATTTGTATGAGATCGACACGGAGATCTACCCAAAGAAACCCGGCAAAGTCGACGTTGGTGATGTGGAGATCGTCTTCAACTATCCCGTCAAAATCGGGCCAGCCAGGCGCCGCGATCCTTTGGGGATGGGATCCGTGTTTGACGATGACTTCTTTCGGTCTCCCTTCGATCGACCTCAGCTCGCGATTCAAAAGTCTCGGCCAATTCGGGCGAAGGCTAAGTTCAATTCGATTGATGTTCTTCCCATTCCCACCGAAGGCAGGCCGGCGGGGTACAACGGCGCCGTGGGGAAATACGAGATCGTCACGCAAGCGACACCCGATTCGGTTGAGGCAGGCGATCCCGTCAAGCTGAAGATTGGCATCACCGGCGATGGCCCGATGGAATTGGTGCGTTGTCCTCGGTTGTCGACCATGCCAGAACTGACCACCGATTTCAAAGTCTCCGATCAGCCGCTACCCGGTTTCGTTCAAGACAACATGAAGGTGTTTGCTCCGACGATCCGTCCGAAGCATGAAGGAGTGACCAAAATTCCGCCGATCGAGTTTCACTTTTTTAACCCCGAAACGGAATCATTCGAAGTCGCTCGAAGCAAGCCAATTTCGTTGCGAGTCCGAGCGTCGGAGACTCTTCAGTTGAATTCGATTGTTTCCAATAGCGATCCGCCAGAAAGTCAAGGCTCGACGAATGGGGCAGGGCAGGGCGGTCAAAACGCTAAAGATTCCTGGGCGTCTTCGCTTTGGCAAATTCATTCGTCGCCTCGTTCCCTCAAAAACATTCCAGTCCAACATTCCTATTCGTGGTGGTTGGCTGTTGCGCCGGGATTGGTTTGGTTGAGCCTGGTTGTTTGGCAGTCACGAAGCCGCTGGATGACTTGGCTTCCTGAATGGAAGTCGCCGGCCCAAAGAGCGCTCGCGGAGTTAGAATCGGCGTCCGACGAGTCTGCGATCGGCCAAGCCATGGCGACTTATTTGCAGCGGCAATTTGGGAGCAAACGCGAATCATCGAGCTGGTTGTCAGGCGTCGGTGGATTGCGGGCTGCGGGTGGCTATGGATTGGCTGCTGAAGTGGAATCGTTCCTCGAGAGTTGCCAGCGAGAAGAGACAGCGATCTCTTCCGAGTCGACAACTGAGATCAGCGAATTGCGTTCTCGAGGAGCGGAGTTGATTGAACAGCTAGAGATCTTTTGTCGCCACCAACGACCCTCGCGGCGAACTCAGGCGAAGGATGTGCCCGCGTTTCAATCGCGAAGCGTTGCAAGGATTTTGGGTTGGGTGCTGGCCGGATGTTCTTTCGTGTTTGCGAGTGACGTCTCAGCGGGCGAACCAATGGAAGGCGTGACCCTGGATCAAACATCGATGTCGGTTTTGTTCCAAGAGGCCAATCAATCCTACGAGCGTGGGATGGCGATGCTCAAACGGTCTGGATCCGATGCCGCATCGGCGAATGACCTGGTCGGCGAGGTTGCCTCGGGACAGGCCGACGCGAAGGCGGAGTTTGCGCTGGCGGCCACCCGCTATCAAACGCTGGTTGATGCCGGAGTTGAGAACCCGCAGTTGTATGCGAACTTGGGCAATGCTTGTTTGCAGTCTGGCCAAATCGGACGAGCGATTGTGGCCTATGAACGAGCGCTGAAGTTTCACCCAGAAAACGATTCCATTCGCACTCGTTTGTGGTTGGCTCGTGATCAAGTCAACGAGTCAAGCGATCTGGATGTGTCATGGAAGCAGCAAGCACAGCGAGCGATCGCACCAATCTTGTTCCGCCATTGGAGTTCGAGTCGCTTGCGATGGAGTGTCATCTCTTTGGCGTTCGCTTTTTGGGCGGTTTTGATCTCGCTTCGGATTGGTCGGTGGACACCAGAAGCACGCCGGGTTGCACATTCGATGGTGTCATTGATCGCCGTGATCGCCGTTTGTGGCGGCGCGATTTGGTGGTTGTCAACTGCAGCGATATCGAAGCAATCGACCGGTTTCATTGTTGCTGACCAAGTCACTGTTCGGGCTGGCGATTCCGAGTCCTTCCCCGCTCTCATCGAATGGAACAACGCGGATGGTAGGCAGGTCCATGTCATCCAGTCGCGAGGCAACTGGTCACTCATTAGGACGGCATCCACCAAAGGCTGGATCCCCCAGGCCAATCTTCAAGTCATCGCAGAAGGGTGA
- a CDS encoding pentapeptide repeat-containing protein: MNAKRRSLVDKFSRARLVPTLGDELQPDQSYHSVVLQDAELSQSRISDLVVEHSLFEKVNLSGGMWTAADFTEVLFNQCALSNLDCSAARLTNAEFLRARATGLNFSDARLRNVCFSACKIDLSIFQDAQLTHCRFEDCDLREADFQRATLKQVVFRDCDLRGIRLGGATLTDLDLRGAQIAGIQVDANELRGTKVDAHQIVDFAPLLGVVIEPID; the protein is encoded by the coding sequence ATGAATGCCAAACGTCGCTCGCTTGTCGATAAGTTTTCCAGGGCTCGATTGGTTCCAACGCTTGGCGATGAACTGCAGCCTGATCAGTCCTACCATTCCGTTGTGTTGCAGGACGCGGAGCTCAGCCAGTCTCGAATTTCAGATCTTGTTGTTGAGCATTCGCTCTTCGAGAAAGTGAATCTCTCGGGTGGAATGTGGACGGCCGCTGATTTCACCGAGGTGCTTTTCAATCAATGCGCGTTGTCGAACCTCGATTGTTCCGCGGCAAGATTGACAAACGCCGAGTTTCTGCGGGCACGAGCCACGGGGCTGAACTTTTCCGACGCAAGACTTCGGAACGTTTGTTTCAGTGCCTGTAAGATCGATCTTTCGATCTTTCAAGACGCCCAGCTCACCCATTGCCGGTTTGAAGACTGCGATTTGCGTGAAGCAGACTTTCAGCGTGCGACACTGAAGCAAGTCGTGTTCCGTGATTGCGATCTTCGTGGCATTCGGTTGGGAGGAGCAACGCTGACCGATCTGGATCTGCGGGGGGCACAAATTGCAGGAATCCAAGTCGATGCCAATGAACTGCGTGGCACCAAGGTCGACGCCCACCAAATCGTCGATTTTGCACCTCTGTTGGGCGTCGTCATCGAGCCAATTGACTGA
- a CDS encoding dihydroorotate dehydrogenase encodes MTTTQTDLQTKLGRLTLPNPILVASGTFGYAREMEGIVDLPRLGGILPKTITAEPRIGNAPWRTVETSAGLLNAIGLDNDGVDAFLEHHLPYLAGLGTPIVVSVAGRTVEDFTELARRVGQCDGVSAVELNLSCPNVSGGIDFGTNAESCREVVASARNACDVPILAKLTPNVTRIADIAQGAADGGADAVCLINTVLGMAVDWKKRRPILGNGMGGLSGPAIKPIALRCVHQVRQAVDIPIIGIGGVANIDDVMQFLVTGASAVQIGTANYYDPTVSMRLIDQLPAALDEINATSVSEIIGTLS; translated from the coding sequence ATGACCACCACGCAAACTGACCTGCAAACCAAACTCGGTCGCCTGACGCTTCCCAATCCAATTTTGGTGGCATCGGGAACCTTCGGTTACGCTCGCGAAATGGAAGGCATCGTCGACCTTCCTCGACTCGGCGGGATCCTGCCCAAAACCATCACCGCCGAACCGCGAATCGGCAACGCACCGTGGCGAACCGTTGAAACCTCAGCTGGTTTACTCAATGCGATCGGGCTCGATAACGATGGCGTCGACGCGTTTCTCGAACATCACCTGCCGTATCTCGCCGGACTCGGAACGCCCATCGTCGTCAGCGTCGCCGGACGAACCGTCGAAGACTTCACCGAACTTGCTCGCCGGGTCGGCCAGTGCGATGGCGTGTCGGCGGTCGAGCTGAATCTGTCCTGTCCCAACGTCAGCGGCGGAATCGACTTCGGCACCAACGCGGAGTCCTGTCGCGAAGTTGTTGCTTCCGCACGAAACGCTTGTGACGTACCGATTTTGGCCAAGCTCACGCCCAATGTGACTCGCATCGCCGACATCGCTCAAGGCGCCGCGGATGGCGGTGCCGATGCAGTTTGCTTGATCAACACGGTCTTGGGCATGGCCGTCGATTGGAAGAAACGCCGGCCAATTCTCGGCAACGGCATGGGCGGCCTCAGTGGCCCCGCTATCAAACCCATTGCGTTGCGATGCGTGCACCAAGTTCGCCAAGCGGTCGACATCCCGATCATCGGAATCGGCGGCGTCGCGAACATCGACGATGTGATGCAGTTCCTCGTGACAGGAGCCTCTGCCGTGCAGATCGGAACAGCAAACTACTACGACCCAACGGTCTCCATGCGTCTGATCGACCAACTCCCCGCGGCACTCGACGAGATCAACGCGACCAGCGTCTCCGAAATCATCGGCACCCTCTCGTAA